The proteins below are encoded in one region of Verrucomicrobiota bacterium:
- a CDS encoding DUF420 domain-containing protein, with protein MKVTDLPAVNATLNGISTLLITTGWIMIKTERKCFHALCMLGAILTSAAFLACYLVYHFLKAGHVTYFTYPGWPKALYLLILGTHTPLAIVVVPMIILTIIPALRQRFDAHKRIARWTLPIWLYVSVTGVLVYFMLYVWFPSAKI; from the coding sequence ATGAAGGTTACCGATCTCCCGGCAGTTAACGCCACCCTCAACGGGATCAGCACCCTGCTGATCACCACCGGATGGATCATGATCAAGACGGAGCGCAAGTGCTTCCACGCGCTCTGCATGCTTGGTGCGATTCTGACCTCAGCCGCCTTTCTGGCCTGTTATCTGGTCTACCACTTCCTGAAGGCGGGCCATGTCACCTACTTCACCTATCCGGGGTGGCCCAAGGCCCTCTATCTCTTGATTCTTGGCACCCACACCCCCCTTGCCATCGTCGTGGTCCCGATGATCATCCTCACCATCATCCCGGCTCTTCGTCAGCGCTTTGATGCCCATAAGAGGATTGCACGCTGGACCCTCCCTATCTGGCTCTATGTTTCGGTTACGGGTGTGCTCGTTTACTTCATGCTCTACGTATGGTTTCCCTCCGCGAAGATCTAA